In Chloroflexota bacterium, the genomic window GGGGATGTTGCCCAGGTATTTGATCCGTTAACGGGCCGCTATAATATTGATAGTTTGTGGGGGCCTGCCCGCCAGCAGGGGCATATCGCCGGGTTGAATATGGCCGGGGGGCAAATCCTGTATCAAAAATCAGCTCCCTTCAATGTCACCCGCCTGGCGGGACTAACCACCACAATTATTGGCGCTGTCGGCAGCGGCGAAGATGATGATCTGATCGGTATTGCCCGCGGCGATAGCGAAACCTGGCGGCAATTACCTGCCGCCATTGCCGCTCAAAAAGGGTTTGATGTCAACCGGATGCGCGTGATGGTTGGCAGTCAATATCTGATTGGGGCTGTAGTTATCGGCGATCAAACCCTCTCGCGCCCCTTGCAGCACCTTATCGCCAATAAAGCCGATATTACCGCCATCCGTGACGACTTGCTGAACCCGCAGGCCAACCTTTCTGAAACCCTGCTCGATTTTTGGACGATCTGGAGAAAAGACCATGCAACGCAGTAACCGCGAACTCTGGCTGGCGCTGATTGCCATGCTGCTGATTACCCTGCTTTATTTATTTGTGATGAGCTTTGAGCGTTCAATCCCCTCGGCCAGCGGATTTTTTGGTCATGCCTTGGGCATTTTGGGCTTTATCCTGATGCTGCTGACAGAAACGCTTTACTCCTGGCGCAAGCGCAGCCGCAGCGCCCGCTGGGGACGCATGGCCGCCTGGCTGCGTTTTCATATTTTCACCGGACTGGTCGGCCCCTTTATGGTGTTGCTGCACACCTCATGGAAATTCAACGGGCTGGCAGGCATTGTGACCCTGTTTACGCTTATTATCGTCTTCAGTGGAATCATTGGCCGTTATATCTATACTGCTATTCCACGCACGCCCGATGGCATCGAAATCGAAGCTCAGCAACTTTCTCAGCAAATTCAGGCGCTGGAGAATCAATTGCAGCGTATAACTTCGGCGGGCGATCAATCCACGCGCGAATTGGCCCAGCGGCTGAATGCGCTGCCCCAAACCTCCAGTGCGCCCTTTTTGACCTTTTTAGGGAATATTTTTTTTGAATGGAGCTATCGTCGGCAATGGCGGAGCGAAAAGCGTCGTCTTGGCAGCGCAGCCCGCGCCCAGGCCGAACAATTGCAAAAAGTATTTAAAAAACGCAATGCGTTGCGTCGTCAAATCGAAACCGTTGCTATTGCCCGCCGTATGCTGGCCTTGTGGCATGCGCTGCATATCCCGATTGGCATCGCGTTATTTATTTCAGCTTTTGTGCATATCGGCGGAGCGCTCTACTACGCCACCTTGCTGCGTTAACTGGAGAATCCTGTGGAAAAACCGCTTGGCTGTCTTTCGTTTAGTGGTCTGCTAATTGCCGCCCTTACACTGGTTGTTCTTGGCAGTCTTATATTTGCCCAGGGGGGCGCCATGTTCAGCCCAGGGGAGTTGAACGCCCAGGTTGCCGCAGCCCCGTTAGGCGGAGTCCGCTCTCATGCTGAGTTAAAATACGATTGTGGCGCTTGCCACACCGCCCCCTGGCTGCGCACTGTCATGTCCGATCGATGCCTGGAATGTCATATCAATATCACCACTGAAATTTCCGATTTCCAAAGTTTGCACGGTGTCCTGATGGCCGAACAAGGCGCTGCCTGTTATGCCTGCCACACCGAACATAATGGCCCCGATGCGATAATGACTGTCATACAGACGGAGAATTTTCCGCATGAAGTGGTGGGATTCTCGCTGGAAGGCCATGCCCAATTTGCCGATGGCACGCCCTTTGCCTGTGCGGATTGTCACCAGGACGGCGTGGCGGTATTTGGGTTGGCAGCCTGCGAAGAGTGTCATGCTTCCCTCGATGCGGATTTTACCCAATTCCATGTGGCTGCTTTTGGGCAAGAATGCCTGGATTGCCATGACGGTATTGATACCTATGGAGCCGATTTCGACCACAACCAGTTCTTCGTGTTGGAAGGGGAACATGCCTCCGGTACTTGCGGCGGCTGCCATCCGGGCGTGCGCACAATGACCGAATTTCGGGCCGCGCCCCATGATTGCTACGCCTGCCACGCCGCCGAAGACGAACACAACGGTGAATTCGGCTTCGACTGTGCAGTTTGCCATACCCCTGCCGATTGGGAACAGGCCACCTTTGACCACGCCCAAACCAACTTCCCGCTGGAAGGCGAACACGTCAACGTAGCCTGCGAAGATTGTCATCAGAATAATCTCTATGAGGGCACTCCGCAAGATTGCTATGCCTGCCATGCCGAAGATGACGAACATAACGGGCAATACGGCAGCGACTGCGCCGCTTGCCACACCCCTGTAGATTGGAAACAGGCTACCTTTGACCACAACCTGAGCAATTTCCCGCTGGAAGGCGAACACGTCAACGTAGCCTGCGAAGATTGCCATCAGAATGGCGTTTATCAGGGCACTCCGCAAGATTGCTATGCCTGCCACGCTGAAGATGATGAACACAACGGGCAATATGGTAGCGAATGCGCCGCTTGCCACACCCCGATAGATTGGGAACAGGCCACCTTTGACCATACTCTGACCGCCTTCCCGCTCACCGGTGCACATAATTCTGTGGACTGTGCCGACTGCCATCAAAATAGCGTTTATGCCGGTACGCCGCAAGAGTGCGTCGCCTGCCATGCCGACCCGGTTTTCCATCAGGGCTTGTTTAGCAGCGTCTGTACCGATTGCCATACCACCACGGCCTGGTCACCGGCGGAATACAACCAGTCGCATACCTTCCCCTTCAACCACGGCGAAAGCGGCGTCAGCGCCTGCACGGTTTGCCACGATCCAACGCTGAACACATATACCTGCTATAGCTGTCATGAACACACGCCCGCCAATATCGATTCAAAACACCGCGAGGAGGGCATTAACAACTACACGAATTGTATGGAGTGCCACCCCACCGGGCGCGAAGATGAAGGCGATCATGGAGGCGATGATGATTAATAATCTACAACAGTGAACGAAGGCCAAAATGATTGTGGGCAAGAAGCCCGAGAAAAAGGCTGTACGGGAAGCTTCGCTTCCCGTACAGCCTTTTTTGATGCACAATGAACGCCCGGTAAATGTGGCTTTATTGCTTACAAATCTATGCTACACTTTCTTTAAAAATACGAATCCGCGTGTTGTGAGAAGGAGTAAACTATGGAATCCAAAGCCGGTGCGCAGATCAGCGCCAAAGCCTTCATCCAGTCTGTGATTATTCTATTTGTCATTATGATGGTTGCAGGTGTGCTCACGATAATTGTTCCGGCAGGGCGCTATGAGCGCATTGCTCAGGGTGGGCGCGAGCTGATCAACGCCGATTCCTTTCAGTTTGTCGAGCAGCCTGACTACCCAATCTGGCGCTGGTTCACCGCTCCTGTGGAGGTACTCGGCGGGTCGGATGGCCTGATCGTTATTGTGATTATTTTCTTTATCCTGATGGTAGGCGGCGCCTTTGCCGTACTCGATCGGGTTGGCATCCTTAAGGCGGGTATTGCAAAAATTGTGCGCGCCTTTGGCGGCAAGAAATACCTGCTCTTGTTGGTGATCTCATTTTTCTTCATGCTGTTGGGGGCTTTCTTTGGCATCCTCGAAGAAATCGTCCCGCTGGTTCCATTGATGCTGGCGCTCTCCTATTATCTTGGTTGGGACGCGCTGGTTGGGTTGGGGATGAGCGTGTTGGCGACCAATATGGGTTTCTCAGCGGCCATTACCAATCCCTTCACGATTGGCATCGCCCAAAAAATCGCTGGGCTGCCGCTTTTCTCTGGAGCCTGGTTCCGTGTGCCGATTTTCCTTGCCATCTACGCCGTCTTTGCGATATTTCTTGTTCGCTACGCCAAAAAGATCGAGCGCAATCCCGAAACTTCCTTGGTACATGATGAAGATCAAGCCGAACGCGCCAAATATGCTGCTCTCGATCTGGAAGCGATTGCCCAATCCAGCCCGCATTTGGGACGTGCAATGGGCTGGTTCTCAGTTTTTCTTGCGCTGATTCTCTTTGTGCTGATCGGTGGCCCCTTCATCCCTGCGGTTTCGGATTATGCTTTGCCCCTGGTGGGGATTTTCTTCTTGATTGGGGGAATTGGTGCCGGGATGTTGGCTGGTGGCGAGAAGAAAGCGGTGTTCAAAGCCTTGTGGGAAGGTGTTTCTGGTATCGCCCCGGGGATTCTTCTGATCCTGATGGCGGTCAGTATCAAGCATATTGTCGTGTCGGGCGGTATTATGGATACCATCCTGCATAGCGCGGCGCAGCCCTTCTCGCAGGCCAGCCCCTTCGTTTCGGCGGTGATTATATATTTCCTGGCATTGCTGATCGAATTTTTTGTAGCTTCGGGTTCGGCCAAAGCTTTTTTGATGATGCCCATCCTGCTGCCCCTTGCCGATCTGGTCGGTGTGACGCGGCAGGTTACTGTCACGGCATATTGCTTCGGCGATGGTTTCTCCAATCTGGTATATCCTACCAACCCGCTCTTGCTAATTATTTTGGGGTTAACGGTGGTGAGTTACCCCAAGTGGCTCAAATGGACGCTGCCTTTATGGGGTGTGGTTATTCTGGTGACAGTGGCTTTTCTGGCCCTTGGCGTGGCGATAGGTTACGGGCCGTTTTAGCGAAATAGTAAATTCTGCTTGAAAATGAGATTCCCTAAAGGTTGAGAGAAACTATGAGGCTCTCTTCATGCAGTAAGGAAAAACAAAAGTGAATACAGCGCTTCTCAACTTATTTCCCAAAAACTACATTGTTTCACGTGAACGCTTCCGCAGCCAACTCGCCCGCGTGCAAGCGTACTGGCCGAATGCCGAATTGCACCACCACGCCTTGGCCGAACACCCCGACCTGACGATAGATTGGATTCGGGCCAATGTTACGGAGCAGCCCGAAAAACTACTCATCATCACTACTGGCGAGCACGGCGCAGAGGGGACCGTTGGCGCGGCGATGATGCAGGTTTTTGTTGAAGAATACCTCCTCCGGCTGAATCTCCAGGATACCGGTTTGTTGTTGGTCCATGCCATCAATCCATGGGGGATGCAACACAACCGCCGCGTAAATTCTAATAACGTGGATTTGAATCGCAACTTTCTTGGGGATGGGAAAACCTTCACCCCGGCTGCCAACCCGGAGTACAGACTGTTGCATCCCTTTCTAAATCCGCAGAAATCCCTCCGCTCGAAATTGGATTTCCTGTCCAAACTTATCAAGATCATGTTTTCGCCGGGACAATCGGCCTTGCACTCTGGGATGTTGATGGGACAATACGAATTTCCCCAGGGACTTTATTTTGGCGGCAAGAAGATTGAAGAAGAAACCAGGGTGATGATGGATTTGTATCGAAAAACTGTGCAGCCCTATGCGCAGCTTTTGCATCTGGATATGCACACCGGCTACGGCCCGCGCTACCAGATGAGTTTGGTCAACTCTCCAGCGGAGCGACGTGCCTCCACAGAATTGGAAGCAGCCTTCAATTACCCCGAAGTGGTCACAGCCAATCCCGAGGAGTTTTATGCCATTCAGGGTGATATGATCGATTGGATTTATGAACTCGTGCAGACCGAGTTTCCAGAGAAGACGCTTTTTGCCACGGCTTTTGAATTCGGTACTTTGGGCATGTCGCTTCCCGCTGCGATTCGCAGTTTGTGGGCGATGATTTTCGAGAATCAGGTACACTGGCATGCAGCGACAAATGAAGCTGTCGTACGGCGCGCCAAAGCTGATTTTAGCGCATTATTCTCTCCACTCGAAAAAAACTGGCGCTTGAAGGCAATTGCCGATGCACGTCAGGCTTTTGATGGTATTCTACGGGATCAGGGGTTTTTCTTGTAGTATGGCGACGTTGTAAATAAAAACACCCCGGAGTTCCGGGGTGTTTTTGCGTGCTGGGGGCCAGGGATTCGAACCCCAATTGACGGTTCCAGAGACCGCTGTCCTACCGTTAGACGAGCCCCCACTGCGAGCGAGATTTTACCACTGCCAATATTATTCGTCAAACACTCAGGGCGAATTGAGTGCCAATTCTTCCAGTGTGGCGATGGCGTTGTTAATGCGTTCAAGGACTTTTTTACGTCCGATGATGGTCATGGTTTCAAAAACCGGCGGACTGACCTGTTGGGCAGTAAGGGCGTTGCGTAAGAAGCCGAATACGTGTCCGGCTTTTAAGCCCAATTCTGTCGCCAGATCGCGTAAAGGCTGGTTAGCTGTTTCTTCGCTGAAATCGGGCAGGGATTGGATTAACGTCTGGATGTGGCGCGCCATCGCAAGTGATTCGCTGGCAGTCATTTTTTTGCCGACGAGCGATTCTGGCTCGGGGTGGATTTCATCGTTGAAGAAGAATCCCCCCTTTTCGGGAGCTTCTGCCAGATTTCCCAGGCGTATCTGTAACACTTCGGCAACCTGACGTAATTTCTCGTCATCATTGATCTGATACCCTGCTTGTACAAAGAAAGGCCGGATGCGCTCGGCCAGATCATCAACACTCAACGCGCGGATATGCAGCCCGTTGAAATGATCGAGTTTGCTGAAATTGATCGCCGCCGGGGAGGGGTTTAGTTTTTCAACGCTGAATTTCTCGACCAAATCTTCAAGTGTGAAGAACTCGGTCTTGTCGTCGTAGCTCCAACCGATCAGCGCGGCCCAATTGATAACGGCTTCGGGCAGATAGCCCATTTTATCGAAATCACCCAAAAAGATGGATTTCCCTTCTTCAAGCAAAGCATCGGTGTCGCGCTTGCTCATTTTGCCTTTGCCATCGGGCTTCAGGAAGATTGATGGGTGTATCCATACGGGTTGTTCCCAACCGAAGGCGTAATAAATATGGCCGTGCAGCGGGAAAGTGGGTAGCCATTCCGATGTGCGGATGGCGTGCGTGATTTCCATGAGATGATCGTCAATCACCACGGCCAGGTGGTACACTGGCAGGCCATCCGATTTTACGAGCACATAATCGTCCAGTGTGCTGTTTTCAACTGTGATGTTGCCGCGCAGGGCATCGGTGACGGTGATATTGCCG contains:
- a CDS encoding YfcC family protein translates to MESKAGAQISAKAFIQSVIILFVIMMVAGVLTIIVPAGRYERIAQGGRELINADSFQFVEQPDYPIWRWFTAPVEVLGGSDGLIVIVIIFFILMVGGAFAVLDRVGILKAGIAKIVRAFGGKKYLLLLVISFFFMLLGAFFGILEEIVPLVPLMLALSYYLGWDALVGLGMSVLATNMGFSAAITNPFTIGIAQKIAGLPLFSGAWFRVPIFLAIYAVFAIFLVRYAKKIERNPETSLVHDEDQAERAKYAALDLEAIAQSSPHLGRAMGWFSVFLALILFVLIGGPFIPAVSDYALPLVGIFFLIGGIGAGMLAGGEKKAVFKALWEGVSGIAPGILLILMAVSIKHIVVSGGIMDTILHSAAQPFSQASPFVSAVIIYFLALLIEFFVASGSAKAFLMMPILLPLADLVGVTRQVTVTAYCFGDGFSNLVYPTNPLLLIILGLTVVSYPKWLKWTLPLWGVVILVTVAFLALGVAIGYGPF
- a CDS encoding DUF2817 domain-containing protein, whose amino-acid sequence is MNTALLNLFPKNYIVSRERFRSQLARVQAYWPNAELHHHALAEHPDLTIDWIRANVTEQPEKLLIITTGEHGAEGTVGAAMMQVFVEEYLLRLNLQDTGLLLVHAINPWGMQHNRRVNSNNVDLNRNFLGDGKTFTPAANPEYRLLHPFLNPQKSLRSKLDFLSKLIKIMFSPGQSALHSGMLMGQYEFPQGLYFGGKKIEEETRVMMDLYRKTVQPYAQLLHLDMHTGYGPRYQMSLVNSPAERRASTELEAAFNYPEVVTANPEEFYAIQGDMIDWIYELVQTEFPEKTLFATAFEFGTLGMSLPAAIRSLWAMIFENQVHWHAATNEAVVRRAKADFSALFSPLEKNWRLKAIADARQAFDGILRDQGFFL
- a CDS encoding glutamate--tRNA ligase encodes the protein MTLKTQPARVRFAPSPTGRTHLGSGRTALYNYLLARQTGGQFILRIEDTDQKRYVSGAEEELMEGLRWLGLSWDEGPDMGGPRGPYRQTERREIYQNYARELIESGHAYYCFCPTPKADDANSAPEQRQQHRDICLSRELPIAEADSRIAAGEAHTIRFKMPRDGNITVTDALRGNITVENSTLDDYVLVKSDGLPVYHLAVVIDDHLMEITHAIRTSEWLPTFPLHGHIYYAFGWEQPVWIHPSIFLKPDGKGKMSKRDTDALLEEGKSIFLGDFDKMGYLPEAVINWAALIGWSYDDKTEFFTLEDLVEKFSVEKLNPSPAAINFSKLDHFNGLHIRALSVDDLAERIRPFFVQAGYQINDDEKLRQVAEVLQIRLGNLAEAPEKGGFFFNDEIHPEPESLVGKKMTASESLAMARHIQTLIQSLPDFSEETANQPLRDLATELGLKAGHVFGFLRNALTAQQVSPPVFETMTIIGRKKVLERINNAIATLEELALNSP